The DNA sequence CTCCTCCTGCAGACACCGCTTGATGTAGCGGGCGATGAGCCAGCGCTCCCTCTCCGGGATGCGGCTTTTGTAGGAGAGCATGCGGCCAAACCCGTTGGTGGCCGCAAAGTAGAAGTAGCCCTCGGGCATGGCCTTCACCCCTGGGTCCAGGAAGGAGCGGGGCTTGGGCATCCCCAGGGGGATCACCCGCCCATCCCCTTCCCCGTTTAGCCCGTGGCAGATGGCGCAAAAGGAGCGGTAAAGGGCCTTGCCCCGCAAAAGCTCCCCGTCGGTGAAGGCGTAGGGGTTTTCGGAAAACCCCCCCTCCGGCTTAAGCCCAGTGCGCACCTCCAGGTTCAGGTTCTCCCCGAAGCGCACCCGTTCCGGGGCCACCTGGACCTGCAAGGGGGCTTCCCGGAAGGGCGTCACCTTGGGCTGGTCCCACATCCAGCCGCAGGCGGAAAGGAGGGGGAGCAGGAGAAGAAGCCACCTAGCCACGCCGCACCTCCTCCACCTCCGCCCCCAGTTCCCGAAGCAGGGCCTTGGTGCTCTCCAGGTCGAACCGGGGGTCCGTGGCGTAAACGAAGACCCCGTACTCGTCCAGAAGGACCCGCACGTACTCCTTGGCCTTCACCGCGGGATGGGCGGCCAGGGGAAGGCCGTTCATGTACAGGAGGAA is a window from the Thermus neutrinimicus genome containing:
- a CDS encoding c-type cytochrome, with the translated sequence MARWLLLLLPLLSACGWMWDQPKVTPFREAPLQVQVAPERVRFGENLNLEVRTGLKPEGGFSENPYAFTDGELLRGKALYRSFCAICHGLNGEGDGRVIPLGMPKPRSFLDPGVKAMPEGYFYFAATNGFGRMLSYKSRIPERERWLIARYIKRCLQEEACPLEVINAEVY